Within Suricata suricatta isolate VVHF042 chromosome 12, meerkat_22Aug2017_6uvM2_HiC, whole genome shotgun sequence, the genomic segment ctggagcctggagcctgttttggattctgtgtctctctctttctgcccctccctttctcctgttctatgtctctctctctcaaaaataaacatcaaaaattaaaaaaaaaatgtgggctGTTAAGCCAGACAtacctgggttcaagcccagctttTTACCACCATTTTCTATTTACATAGctataaatgttatttaacttTCCTGAGTCTCGATTTTCCATCTACAAAATTGGGACAAAAGAAATCTGAATCTGTTTCCCCATAAGAAGTCtgaatttgtaaaatggggatcacaaTAGTACCTACCTCCCTGGGATGTTCTGTGGATTAAGAGGATGCTCGTCAAGAGCCcagttcagtgcctggcacagaagtgCGCCTGTTTAATGTCTGGCCCCTCCCGTGGGTCGCCCCAGTGACTCGCCTTCAGGGTCCCCGTCCTCCAGGGACCCTCTAACGCGGCTCCTGCCCCCTCTACCTCCTCACTGCAACCTCCTGCAGGCTCCTACAGCCCCCAGGCCGCGGGAGGGGTTGGGGAGTTCCGGTTGGTGGGAGCAACCGCCCCGGAACTGGCTAGGGGCGGGCCCCCTGCAGAGGACGCGCGGGTGGGAGACGCTAGGGAGAGTCCAAAGTGGCTAGCGGGGAAGGGTTGGCAGGCCGCGAGCGAGCCCACTGCAGGTGGGATGGGGGAGATTATGCCTCGGGCCGACTCTGGAGAACAGCCcgaggctggggggcggggctcggcAGCAGCGATCACAGCCCAGCAGTTAGTTCCGCCTTGCCCCAGGGGCTGCAGGTAGGAGGGGCTCAGAGAAAAGATAGGGGCGCGGAACCGGAAGGAACGAAGAGCTCCTCTGCCTCGCGTTGTCCTAATATGGTGCCCAACCTGAGGCCGGGCTGCACCATAGTCTGACTACAGGGAAAGACAGTAGCAAAGACGACAAGAAGGCCAAAGTCACAAGCGAGAACTGCATGCATAATGGGATAGGCTTGAGTATTGATCTGAAGCTTCAGGAGTCTAAAAATACCGGGACAGTCCTAGCGGAGAAACTTCCAAAGGACCCAGAACTTCCAGGCTCCCCCTTCTCCGGTCGGAGCACAGATGGTACCGTCCGGAAGTCCGGGCGGAGACTGAGGCTGCGCTTCTCGCGAAAGGGCTGGCGTCGCGGGGCTGGCCACTTCCGCACTTCCGCTTTCCGGCCCAGCCAGCGCCCGCGATGGTGAGAGAGCCGGGCCCCGGGCCAGGGACCCCCGCTGTTTTGCCTCAAAGCTCTGGGTCTGGGGGAGATGCGGCTTTGCAACGGAGAGGACCGGGGCCGTGGGTTGCTGCGGGGTGTGGGGGCGCGATGAGGCGGGGAGAAAGAGGGCGGGGCGCGAGCCCAAGTGAGGAAGGGGCGAATGGGGGACGCTCTCGTAAGAAGCAGGCCTTTCAGCTTCATGGTCTGGCTTTCGATGCAGGTAGGGAATTGTGAGGCATGGAGGACGCCGGAAGTGGGGCTGGTGGTAGTGCCTCGAAGATACGTAGTAGGCCTCATTGCCCTTAGTAGGGGAGCAGAGGCATAGAGTAGGGTCACCTCCTCAGCTAGAGTAGAACTTCCCTAAATACACTGTCCTGTTCACTCCTGCTTGCTTGACTCACAGTTTCTCAAAGGAAGCGTCTACACTTCCTTAGCCCACTCCTCTTACCCCCTGCTTTGCTTCTACACCACCGAAGTATCTCGTTATGCTGCCGCCACTCAGACCTCTTCCTGGTCAGAGCTCATCCCGTATTAATCTTAACTGTAGTACATTCGCTCTGATACTGTTGATCCCCCACTTCCTGGAAATCCTCCCGTTTGATAAGTGTGGGTGTTCCTGGGAGTTGAAACTGACTCACCACCTTCTTCTTCACATTTTTCCTGGTGGTACCTATCTAGTTTCTTGGGTTTGGTGACCTTGTGTGTTCTGTCGACTGTTGAATCTGCCTTCCTCGCTCTCTTTTAAGGTTTGCCTGGATATCTTGATGACCGCTTCATATTAGACCTCCAGATCAAAACCCGTTTTTTCCTCCTaaacttgcttttatttctgtgttgctTTTGGCTTTGTGTCTTCTTACCTTAGCTAAaaacttgggttttctttttttctacttgagGCCACACCTCGTGGATTTTCTGAAAGTCAACATTTTTGAGGTATTacatgaaaatgcattttattagtAAAAAGGCAGGTGTTATGGGGCTTGCAGGCTAAAAGTTATCCTCTCTAGATTTATCAGTTTTGACAAACACAATCATGAATACTAAAACAACAGAACACAATGCTTTCTCAGAAAATTCCCCCAAGCCCCTCTGTTATCAGTCCTATCTTCCCCTCATTCTAGcaaccaatgattttttttttcctcccatagtGTTGCCTACTCTGTATTGTAACATAAAAGGAATtctccaggcgcctgggtggctcagtgggttaagcctcctgcttctgctcaggtcatgatctcgcggttcgtggattcaagcccagcatcaggctctgtgctgacagctcaaagccttgagcctgtcttcagattctgtgtctccctctctctctgaccctcccttgctcgcgctctctctctctctctcaaaaataaaacgttaaaaaaattgttaaaaggaATTCTTCAGTCTGTGAGCCTTTTAATGTAGCTTCTTaacataatgcatttgagattcatccatcttgcatgtatcagtagtttttcctttttaaattaagaattttgttttttaaaatttatttaatttatttattttttgtttatttaaatttatttatttctgtcagcacagagccggacgtggggctccaacccatgaaccatgagatcatgacctgagccgaagccagacgctaaaccaactcaggcgcccctagtttttcctttttattgctaatgtTTCATCAAATGAGTGAACCATAGTTTATTGGGAGGTGTTTTTTGATTCCATTATTCTCTACATCTTATGTCAGTCCAATTCTTGTGAGGACTCTGTACTTGTCCTTTCCACCACCCCAGTCCGGGCTCTCATCAGTGCTCCTTGAATAACCTCTGCTTTATGTCTCACTTCCTTCTCTAGTCCATTCTCTGCAGAGCCCCCATGCAACTGTAGTCATGTAACTTCCTCCTCAGAAAGCCCCAACAGTTCCTTACTACCTAAAAGAAAGGCTAAGCTCAACAGTCTGGCATTTGATATTACCCACAAATCTCTAGTCTACCATTGCAGCGTCATCTGCCTAATCTAAAATGCTTTCCAtaagggcacctcggtggctcagtcagttaagcatctgacttgatctcagggttgtgaattcaagccccatgttgggctccatgctgggcgtgaagcctacttagttaaaaaaagaaaaaatgcatccTGTATACAGCAACACTGTACTCACAACTACTATACTCATCACTGCTTCTGGAAGTCTTCATGCCCTTTTGCATTATTCTAACTTTGTTTATGCTATTCTCCATAATACTGTGAAGAAAAGGAGTAAGATATCACATGTTAGGGCCTGAGCAAGGTGCAAGGAATGTAGATTTCAGTGAGAGAGACCAGGAAGCTTAAAGTCTAATGGAGAAGAAATCACCTTATTAAATATAAAGGATGCATCATTGTAGATTATAATAAATGCTATGAAGGAGAAAGTCAAGAAAGACCTCTCTAAGGAAGGAAGAGACCTTCCCTGAATAAGCCAAAATCTGAGGACTGACATAGTTCAAGAGATGGGGAGGAAAAGCCTGCAGATAGATCAGCACGTATAAAGCCCTGAGGTGAGAAAGAACTTAGTTAATAGAAGGAACTGAACATAGGCCAGTGTAGGTAGAAGCTGATGCCTCTACTGGGAATGTCCTTAGTCTACTTTGCCTTATTGTAAAATCATTCTCATCCTATTTTCATCTTTACCTCTAAACCAGtttcttctggggcgcctgggtggctcagtcggttgagtggccggcttcactcaggtcatgatctcacagttcgtgggttcgagccccacgttgggctctgtactgacagctcagagcctggagcctgcttcggattctgtgtctccctctctctctgaccctcccctgctcatgctgtctctctctgtctctcaaaaataaattaaaaaaaaacgtttaaaaaaaaattttaaaccagttTTTTCTGGAAATATAATTTGTAAGTCTAATTATGTCACATTTCATCGTTCTTTATATCATAGtcactttttctgtctcttctatcCACTGGAGCTATTTAAAGGTAGagattgcctttattttttgccccccccccccactcctaaAGGTAGAGGTGGTCTTTAAATTCTTAGCATTTagatcagtgcctggcacatggtagatgtCTATTGTTGGCTCAAAAGACAGACTGAGGACCATCCTTCACCTATATGCCTCTACTAGAATTTCTCAACCTTAGCCCTGTTTGGAGTTGAATAATCCTTTTTTGCGCATTGTAGGATGTTCAGCAGTGTGCCTGGTCTCTCCTCATTGCCAGTAGctctcccactccacccccagTCCTGTCGGTGAAAAATGTCCTGACATGGCTAAATGTCTTCTGGCAAGAAAAATGCTCCCCTGTTGAGAACTACTGCTCTCGACTTAGAATCAAAGGCACCTTGAAGGCCtagtctgttttgttcactgtggtGTCTGAAAGCCAGGGACTGCCAGTACCGCCTGGCTCCGCgttgctgggggcagggggccttTGAGTTTGCTGAGACAGATTCTGATCCTCCCTTGGGTGTTTTCCTACAGACTGCCACTCTCCGCCCCTACCTGAGTGCCGTGCGGGCCACATTGCAGGCTGCCCTCTGCTTGGAGAATTTCTCCTCCCAAGTCGTGGAACGGCACAACAAGCCCGAGGTGGAAGTCAGGTAGGGCAGAGAAAGGTCAGGGTGGGGGGTGATGGGTTCAGCCCTAGACTCGGCAGTTGTTTGGAGGCTGCCACAGATTCGCACCCTGGAGAGAGACAGCTGCAGCTCGCTTATTTTGTCTTGTTGCCACATGAACAACAGTTCCCAATTCACAGTTCGGAAAATAGGGTCAGTGGGTTGGCAGGACCAAACCCGGGGAGAAGCGTCTCTGGAACCAAGATGGCTAGACACAAGGTGTGCATTCTCAGTGGGGCTGTTGGTGAAATGTCTCCTGTGGCAGTAGTGAACCCAGTTTCAGGAGAGTTGTGGAGACTTGTGTTGTTGGAGATCCTGTCTCCATCCTTTTGTAATTGAAAGATCAAGgggtgcccccccccgcccccggcttcCCTGGACActctcattttttattccaaGGATTCCGTATTTTGGGTTATCTCCTCTTTCCCTGGTTAATGTTTTGTTAAGTAAATTACTCTGTTTCCCCTTAAAGTTTAACCTGAGATGTATATAACTGAGATAAGCAGTCTTACCACACCAAATTGAAATGATTTGAATTTGAAAATACTGATAGGATGTTAGCATGTGTCGTGTTATTCTACTTCTGTGTTTTCCATTAGGCATCTTAATTACCAGTACACATACCTGCATATTCAGAGGCATCAAAACAGGAACTGAGCTGAGAGGGGTGCTAATGCTGAATAAGTGGATCATTCTGGATTGATAGTTAAAGGAGGCCAAACTGTGTTTTTAGTTTGCCCTTTTATCCCTAAGGCagcctctctcttctcattcccTAAATGGTAATGGGTTTGCCTGTAGTTATTAAAATAAGAGCTGTCATTTGTAAAGCTCCTACCATGTGCCCCGCACTCTGTTAGACAATTGACCCTTTTTGATCTCTCTCAATCCTCACCAGTGAAATAGGAATCagtcatttacagatgaggaaattgagattcCAACAGGGTAACTTGTCCAAGGAAAGTAACAGAGGAGGCTGGATTTCAAAACCTTTTCGCCCTGACTCCAGAGCCTTGCTCCTTCTGTTGGAGAACACGCTCGCTGGCCCCCATCTTGGAGCACCCCTGCTTGTGAGTCTCCTCTTCCTTGGACTCTATGGTCTCAGATAGAGATTCCAGGACCTGCTGTGGGGTCTCCCTGAGCCGTCTGTTCCTCTATAGTACAGAGGTCTCTGTGACATTGTGTTTTTAGGAGTAGCAAAGAGCTCCTGTTACAACCTGTGACCATCAGcaggaatgagaaggaaaaggttCTGATTGAGGGCTCCATCAACTCTGTCCGGGTCAGCATTGCCGTGAAACAGGTGAGCTCCCCACTGAGCCCCTGCCTCCTCAGGAGGCCAGGGATCCTCATCTAAGAGATCATTGTGCTAGATTCAAAGTGCAAGGAAACCCAGACTCTGTTTTCTTGACTGTACCCAGGGAATGATTTGCCAGATTGAGCAGGTCAGTAGAGTAAACAGAGCAACTCTGTCTTCTGGGCCTTGCTCTGAATTAGAAGTCAGGAAACGTAGCAGCCAAGGCCATGATCAGTTTAGTGTcaagtcaagaatcctttataaGGAAAGGAGAATAAGTCcagttcagaaaaataaatagtaccAGTATCAATGTGATAGCTATAacctctgaaaaagaaatttaggaTAAAGAACAAAGTgtaatttcttacattttctcaGGTGATGTTTCACAAATAACTGATATTCCTACCACTCCTATAATTGTTGCCATATTTATATACCACCTGGCCAGTTATTTGCTTAATGGATTTCCTTAAATTGACTtactttcatttacttaaatttgTTTGAAAAGGAAACTTTATGTGGTAATAGAAAAAGCAACATCACTTGCCCAGTAGAgggaaggttaaaaaaagaagttgagtgaaagaaaacaaagctgtttATTAAGACCCTGTTGCATACAGAAAGCTCTGTCCTTGGGGCCTGCTCTGTTAAAAAGGGACATTAACAAGTGTCGGGAGGTGTTCAGGGCATACCAGCACATAGCTGCAAAATTCTTCCATGAGATACAGCAGCGAAAAACATTGGGGCTTATTTGATATTCATTGCTATTAAAGTGGAGATCGCCTAAGTTTAACTCTCATAACCCCAGATAGTATATATCATAGACTTTGGAAAATGCAGTCCTAATGAAATGGGCAAGGGAGAGGCAGCTCTGAACGTAGGTAAGAATTAAACCTCGGGTTTGGCAGAATTCCCTCTCTGGAGGAGGTGAAAGTGAGACTGTGGTCATGCCCTGTTAGGTTGGAAAGGCTCTAATGTAATAGACATTCAGTTggcaaccaggtgccccacagttcAGGCAGTGCTGCTCTCAGTGCCAAACCCCACTGCTTGCAGCAAGCCTAGGGGATATTGAGGTCAGAAGACCAGGCAACAGGTTTCTGTTGGTCTAGGATGACACATTTAGGGACACCTATTTATCCTTCACTCTTACTAGGCTGATGAGATCGAGAAGATTTTATGCCATAAGTTCATGCGCTTTATGATGATGCGAGCAGAAAACTTCTTTATCCTTCGAAGGAAACCAGTGGAGGTGAGACCATATGATGCACATGTTCATAATACCCAAGATTCTTCCACCGAGTCCACTGTCGCTGCCCAGGCATTGTTCACAGAGCCAGGATTGCTTCTCCAGCTGTAGGGCATCCACTGCCTGAGTGGAGAGTGGGCCTTCATTTCCACTGAAGAGGGAGTGCGGGGGATCAGAAGCTTAAGAGAAGTTGGGTCTGCCTCAGctgtggaaaaggcaaaaaatatgaGATGCATTGCTCATCTTCCCAGAGCCTTAATGGGAGAAAGGGCACGATGAGTCAGATCCTTTCTAAGCTCTGCCACCAACTAAATCATTGTCTCTCAAAGCCACAGTTGACATTGGCTCAGTTCTTGCCAGACTCAGTACTTGAGTGCTTTCCACAGACTCCCTGCCAAATCAACTTAAAACATTCCCAGTGACTGTGCAGCTACCATGCAGAGCAGCATGTATCATCAGATACGTGTTGGCAGACCTCGTCCTCATCCTGAGCTAAAATCTCCCTGCTCCTAGAGCTAGCCTCTGCAGCCACCCAGAGCAAGTAAGATTGCTCCTCCACACACACGCAATCCCATCCTTATCCCATAGCATCTCTTCTCTCTGATCAGATTCTTCTGTTAATAAGATTTcaagttctttcattttctcgTGACTCATTCCGCCTGCACGTTGTTTGTACCACAGGTAGTTTTCCAGGGATGCCTAACAGACACAAAACTCTCACCCAGGGTCAGTTCCTTGGACCCAGTAAAGATACCCTAGCAGAGCTAGTGGGCTGCTGCCGAAGGGCATGCGACTTGGGAGAAGATTGCAGCCAGTAGCAAGCATATAGCTGAGTGACCTTAGAGGACATGGTCGACTAAATGCCCTGGAAAGCTaattctctctcctgttttttctcttcctcctcctcctgtcttccttccacAGGGATATGACATCAGTTTTCTGATCACCAACTTCCACACAGAGCAGATGTACAAACACAAGTTGGTGGACTTTGTGATCCACTTCATGGAGGAAATCGACAAGGAAATCAGCGAGATGAAGCTGTCGGTCAATGCTCGTGCGCGCATAGTGGCGGAGGAGTTCCTCAAGAATGTAAGTGGGAGGACTTACCGGTGTCCCTACACAAGTAGGAGATGCCGGGGGCTGAGAACTTAGAGTCTGGTGTTAAAGTAGTGCCAGCAGAGTATATTTCCTGAGGCCTCTAGGACCTTCTGGTGGGTGGCACGTCAGCCAGGTGCTTTGGGACTAGAGGACCTGAGGGTCATCTTGAGGAGCTGCAGGCATTTTCTGTATTTGAGTGCCTTCAGGAcacctctctcagtctctcatgGAGACTTAGACGCTCCTTTCTACATCTCAAAATGTACACAGTCCTTCTCTGTATCTAGTTCAAACCCCAGGTGAGGCAAGTTAAATCCACATGGGAATTTCCCAAGAATATAGGGCAGTTAAACATAGTGTAATTCCACTTCTCAGACAGacttaaatattttccttcagtATCTATTTCTCACACTTACAGTCATGTTTTCAGCCTGTTCTCCATTACTTTTTTGGTTTCAGTCCTCTGGATCCTCCGGATCCCTCTACAGTTGTTTGTGTCTTCCTAACTAACCGAAAGGACCGCAGTCTGCTGAAGAGGAGGAATTGTTTGCACTGATGAACTGATGACACAGTTGCTCTAATTTAGATATTCGAGatctcctgccttttttttttctttttccaaacagTCTTTGGTTTGTTGACATATTCTGCTCAGAGTCAGCTCTGATCCCTTGATGGTAGGTTAAGTGTTTACTCCTACCAGTCCATGCAGATCCAGCCCAGAAGGAGTTCAGATTCCTAAAAATGGAAATTACGCCTGCTTCCCCTGGGCTTTAATTATACTGAGGGCAACCAGCGTACAAAGCAGTTGTCCTGTGCACGCAGGGTAGCGTGCTTGTTCAGATCAGGCTGTGGAGTCCTGCCACCTTTGTGTGAGTCTGGCTTTGCTGCCTACTTGCGTATGTTacaaagcctcagtttcctcagctgtgaaatgaGACTGTTAACATGTACCTTTCAGGATGGTTGAGCATTGAATGAGGAAATGTGTACAGAGCGGATTACTTGGTAATTAGCAAGCTTTCCAGGTATTGTTGCACCAGAGTTTTATGGCCAGGGCACCACGAAGCCTCTAGATTCAACTACGAAAGAAAATTGTTCTTGTCCTGATTTATTATTTGGCTCATTCATTCAAGAGTCAATTAATTATGATAActgcatttttattgtttaagctCCGAAACAGTCTTTGAGTCAGGTGTCACCCCTCTTTTATAGATGAATGAACTGGGCTTCAGAAGTCAGAATACTACCCAGGGCCCTCAGCTAGTAAGGCGAGGAACTGGGACTTGGAGCTTGGTTTTCAGATTGAAAAATCAAAGATAGTACTGTGGCACTTGGCAGGGGTCACATACTCAAGTGCAAGCAGGGGTCCGGCAGGTGATGCATGAGTGAAGTGGGCTGCTGGGAACCTGGTAAGCATATGCCTCATCTGAAGAGGATCACTACCACAGAGCTCCTGTCCATTATGGTTCCATCTTCTAGCTTTTCAAAAGAATCCCCAAGTCTGGATTTATATGCAACATCTTGGATATTTTCAGGGTTGTAAACTAagtcatatctttttaaaaatactttatgggCCAAACATTGCTCATTATTGGGATGGGTTCAGTTTGTGAGCCATTGATCCACAGCTTTTGGTCTGTAAAATATCCAGGGCTGTTCTGGGCACCATGAGGGATAAAGGTCAGAAAACATTTCAAGGGCCTGTTATGGTTGGAGATCCAGAGCTTGTCACAAAGTACCAGATCCTGAGTCCTTCTGCTCTTGGCTCTCTATGTCTTCAAGTGCTTGCATGTAGGCCCTTCATAAAGAAGGCAACTTCAGTTCACCAAGCGTGACATTGTGACAGCTTTACAGCAGCCTCCATGACAGGGCTAAGGTGAGCTGGGGAAAAGCCCACCTCACCCTTAGTATCTCTGCCTTGTTTAGTGCCCTGAAGGTCATTGCTGAAGGCTGGGTGAATTAAAAAGAGCACACCCCCAAGGTGTCCTGGACCCAACCCTTTCCTTCAGAAATCTGAACACAGTGGCAACTCTTAGATCAGCCCACCTCCCCAGAACAGGCCTGCCAGGATACATACTATAATAACCACCATTCACTGCCTCTTGGTTCTCTTGACAGTTTTAAACCATCTGACTGGATCTTGAGGCCTTCCCCCTCACACTCCCCCGTGTCTCTGCAAAGGCATCCTGGAGTTACTCCCTagagcggcggcggcagcggcagcagcggcagcagcagcagcagcaagcgGCGGTGGCGGCAGAGCCGGGGAGCTGGGTCGGGGTGGGTACTAGATGCGGGAGGTGGGTGGTGTGCTTGCTAGCTGGGCAACAAAGCAGCAGTGGACCTGCCCCAAGGCCACAGGTGCCTGGTCAGGCTGGCTTCTGATGTTCAGTCCCCTGGGCtgggacagattttttttaacgtcTTGAAACTTAAATTCTGTGCTTGTAGGAGACTGAAacgtttttgtcttttttttttttttttttttaaacaaacaaccTCCACCTCCAGTGGCTGTGACTGGTCCCAGTGATTGTACCACATTGGTCGCTGTGGGTCTGGGCGGGCCTGGAGCCAGAAGGCGACTATTGTCCCCCTTCCCCAAtcaccccctccccaagccccaggtggggagggtgggagggaaggaggaagattTCAGACTCCAGCTCCTTTCCCTTGCTCTCTTATTCCTGAGCCTACTTGGGCCCAGTTGAAGTTGTGGGGACCCTCTGCCAGCTTCCTGAGCTCTCCCTGAAGATGGCCACCCAGCACTGGTTGAGGACAAGGGCTGAACTGGTGGCCACCAGCCATGTTT encodes:
- the ARPC4 gene encoding actin-related protein 2/3 complex subunit 4 — translated: MTATLRPYLSAVRATLQAALCLENFSSQVVERHNKPEVEVRSSKELLLQPVTISRNEKEKVLIEGSINSVRVSIAVKQADEIEKILCHKFMRFMMMRAENFFILRRKPVEGYDISFLITNFHTEQMYKHKLVDFVIHFMEEIDKEISEMKLSVNARARIVAEEFLKNF